One Olsenella sp. oral taxon 807 DNA segment encodes these proteins:
- the dnaB gene encoding replicative DNA helicase: MPDGYDSYGGYDGSLPAAERGRPTMPQDAAAEQAVLSAMLISSDILQECIVLLKEADFYQYAHRLIYNAMSDMFANGKVIDSISLADYLKSAGQLDKVGGTSYLIDLNQESTALVSWPHHVEILRRNSTLRDIIMASAKISSLAFDAPGDTKEVVDEAEKLLMGVTERSVRNSYSMLSDVMGELYEELEEACQNPNSVLGVETGYPGIDSRLQGLRPGQMIVVGARPGVGKTSFALNLAFNAAAKGASVAFFSLEMSKIEIAQRLLSAHARISLSDIRGARIKGNQWSQIIGATTDLSALDIMIDDTPGTTVTEIRAKSRRMLRGKEKGIVLVDYLQLLSPPSGARRTDSRATEVSEMSRGIKIMAKDLGCPVVALSQLNRQVTDRRGQRPQLSDLRESGSIEQDADIVILLDRSMTEEEAERADRPDPNVTEFIIAKNRSGPLDVVPLMFIPNSTKFVEVDTRHSE, translated from the coding sequence ATGCCAGATGGATATGACAGCTATGGCGGGTACGACGGGTCACTACCTGCTGCGGAGAGAGGTCGCCCGACCATGCCCCAGGACGCAGCGGCGGAGCAGGCGGTGCTCTCTGCCATGCTTATATCATCAGACATACTTCAAGAATGCATAGTTCTACTAAAAGAAGCTGATTTTTATCAGTATGCACATCGTCTGATCTACAACGCGATGAGTGACATGTTCGCAAATGGCAAGGTGATCGATAGCATCTCGCTTGCTGACTACCTCAAGAGCGCGGGGCAGCTCGACAAGGTTGGTGGGACGAGCTATCTCATCGACCTCAACCAAGAGAGCACGGCGCTCGTCAGTTGGCCCCACCATGTCGAGATCCTACGTCGCAACTCGACGCTCAGGGACATCATCATGGCTTCGGCAAAGATCAGCTCGCTGGCCTTTGATGCGCCAGGCGACACCAAGGAGGTCGTGGACGAGGCCGAGAAGCTCCTTATGGGCGTCACGGAGCGTTCTGTCAGGAACAGCTACTCGATGCTTTCCGATGTGATGGGCGAGCTCTATGAGGAGCTCGAGGAGGCCTGTCAGAACCCCAACAGCGTCCTTGGTGTCGAGACGGGCTATCCGGGCATCGACTCGCGTCTTCAGGGCCTGCGGCCGGGTCAGATGATCGTCGTTGGCGCCCGACCGGGTGTGGGCAAGACCTCGTTTGCCCTGAACCTCGCCTTCAACGCGGCGGCCAAGGGTGCGTCGGTGGCCTTCTTCTCGCTCGAGATGTCAAAGATAGAGATAGCGCAGAGGTTGCTCTCGGCCCATGCAAGGATCTCTCTCTCTGACATCAGGGGCGCTCGCATCAAGGGAAACCAGTGGAGCCAGATCATCGGGGCCACGACCGACCTCTCGGCCTTGGACATCATGATCGACGATACGCCCGGCACCACGGTGACCGAGATACGAGCCAAGTCACGTCGTATGCTCAGGGGCAAGGAGAAGGGCATCGTGCTCGTGGACTACCTCCAGCTGCTCTCTCCACCCTCAGGCGCACGGCGTACGGACAGCCGTGCCACCGAGGTCTCCGAGATGTCGCGTGGCATCAAGATCATGGCCAAGGACCTGGGATGTCCCGTTGTCGCGCTCTCGCAGCTCAACCGTCAGGTCACTGACCGCAGGGGACAGCGCCCCCAGCTCTCGGACCTGCGCGAGTCAGGGTCGATCGAGCAAGACGCCGATATCGTCATCCTGCTCGACCGCTCGATGACCGAGGAGGAGGCCGAGAGGGCCGACCGGCCTGACCCCAACGTTACCGAGTTCATCATCGCGAAGAACCGATCCGGGCCGCTCGACGTCGTTCCGCTCATGTTCATCCCCAACTCCACCAAGTTCGTCGAGGTGGACACGAGGCACTCTGAGTAG